In Nerophis lumbriciformis linkage group LG14, RoL_Nlum_v2.1, whole genome shotgun sequence, a single genomic region encodes these proteins:
- the pdcb gene encoding phosducin b, giving the protein MSDQMIDLEETATHTGPKGVINDWRRFKLESMDQDNLPPAKRELLRQMSSPHKKLDDTKANLNRKMSVQEYELLKEEDEGCLKKYRKQCMQEMHDKLSFGPRFERVHDLDSGEAFLEVIEKEHHSTVVVVHIYKTGVKGCEELNSCLDCLAAEYPPVKFCRIDAVASGAAERFSDEVLPTLLVYKAGELLGNFLACTKHLNEEFFATDVETFLNSYGLLPEKEMPALDDEEENDVE; this is encoded by the exons ATGTCAGACCAGATGATTGACTTGGAAGAAACAGCAACCCACACGG GGCCCAAAGGCGTTATCAATGACTGGAGGAGGTTTAAGTTGGAGAGTATGGACCAGGACAACCTGCCACCTGCAAAACGGGAGCTTCTCCGACAAATGTCATCCCCTCACAAGAAATTGGACGATACCAAGGCGAATCTGAATCGCAAG ATGAGCGTGCAGGAGTACGAGCTCCTTAAGGAGGAGGACGAGGGCTGTCTCAAGAAATACCGAAAGCAGTGCATGCAGGAAATGCACGACAAGCTCAGCTTCGGCCCGAGGTTCGAAAGAGTCCACGACCTAGACAGCGGGGAGGCGTTCCTTGAAGTCATCGAGAAGGAACACCACAGCACGGTGGTGGTGGTCCACATCTACAAGACCGGAGTGAAAGGCTGCGAGGAGCTCAACAGCTGCCTGGACTGCTTGGCCGCAGAGTATCCCCCCGTCAAGTTCTGCAGGATCGACGCGGTCGCCTCGGGTGCTGCTGAGAGGTTCTCGGATGAGGTGTTGCCCACACTTTTGGTCTACAAGGCAGGAGAACTGCTGGGGAACTTCCTGGCCTGCACAAAGCACCTCAATGAGGAGTTCTTTGCCACGGATGTGGAGACCTTCCTCAACAGCTACGGCCTGCTGCCCGAGAAAGAGATGCCCGCGTTGGATGATGAAGAGGAGAATGATgtggagtaa